Within Candidatus Lokiarchaeota archaeon, the genomic segment TCGCCCATTGCTCTGGTTGGAGCTGCATTACCCAGTCAAGCTTTGAGGAGCCAATTCCGTGGGGATGATGAGCTAGCACCATATCTATGGGTTGCCCCTTGTCGCTTAGTCTGTCGGCAAGAACTAGCTCACCCGGTGAAATGTCGACGCCACAGAGGACGCTCTCCACTTCTCGGTCTTCGTTGCCATAGAGCAGACGGCAATCGGTGTATGGGTTCCATGTCACATCCTTGTCGGCAAGCTCTTTCTTCTTGCCTTCGAGTTTCTCCAGCTTCTCCTTTGATTTCTCAAGAATCTGGTCGATTTTCTCTTTGTTTCGAGGATCTGCTTCGATTCCCATTTCAACGATTTTGTGATAAATGTCTCCTAATTTCATATCCCTTTGAGAGAACACCGTAGGCATCAAGCTTTCGGTGACAGTAGACTCTGAAACTACAATCTGTGAATATGATTCTTGTCCATAATGAAATAAGGCGCAAGTTCTCCTAACATCACGGTTGAAGATCATGACAGACGATGACAAACTCTCGATTGAAGAATTCCACAAGGAGATAGCTGTTGAAACAAACAATGCCATTTGGCCGATTTTAGACAAAGAAGACCCATCGGAAGGGGAGCTAGAGGATGCCCTAGACATGGCGCATACTTCGCGCTATCATTGGAAGAAAATTGGGAAACCGATCAACTTGGCCCGCGCTGATTACATGATTTCACGTGTGGCGTCTGCGATGGGTCGGGCTGAATCTGCTCTGCACCATGCAAAGCGCTGTCTTGAGATAACAAAGGATACGGGTGTTGGGGATTGGGATTTAGCATTTGCATATGAAGCCATGGCACGAGCATACGCTGTTGCGAAGGACAAAGAGAAATTCAAAGAGTACAGGGAATACGCTAAGGAAGCAATCTCGGACATAGATAGCGAACAAGACAAAGAAATAGTGCGAGGCGAGTTGGATAAGATTTCATTTCCGGAGTAACTCCATAGTTGATACATGATATAGAAAAAAGAAGTGAAGGACAGGCCGGAGAGTCATTTGACCTGTCCATCTATCATTGAGATTGGTTCAGCTATGCAGCCCTTTTCTTCCAGAAGTACACACCGACGACTATCACCACAGCAGCAACCCCAATGCCACCTGCAAGGAGAAGCCCATTCTGTGCAAGCCAATCGCCGTCAGCGGGTGCTACTCCATCTCCAGCTTGATATTCGAGCGGTGGAAGAGCCTCGAGAGTGTTCGTGGTATGCGGTGTTACAAGTATGTTGAAGAAACCCTCTTCAACTTGGCTGCGGTCAATATCAAAGACGAACAGCATCTCATCGCTGATACTACCAAGCTCGAGATACCCATCTCCGGAAAGGGACCCTGTGAACACATCCTCAAGATCACCGGCCCAATCGATGTAGTGGCTACAATCATCTACATTCTGATACAGATAGGCCTCCCACGAGTCTACGTCCTCAGTGTAAATCGAGATGTTGTACCAAGTACCGCGGACCGCACTCAGGCGAAGAACATATTTTTCGGTTGCATCAGCAGGATCGCCGAGCGTGAAGTTGGACCAGACTGGACTGCTGGTCACGGTTTGTGTATTGGTCCCGTTCAGAAATCCTTCGTACTCATCAAAGGTGATTTCATAGTCTACCATATATTCGTGGTATTCGTTGCCGATGCCTGCAGTGTTGTTATTGACTTGATAAGGTGTCAAAACAAATATCCCATCACCCTCACAGAACATCGAATAGGACGTACTGTCAGTTCCAAGTTGTGTAGATGTCGTATTGCTACCGTAAGCAACCCAACTCGTACCTGACTGTCTGTTCCCAAGGGTCATGTCCAGCGCTAATTCGTTTCCGCCATA encodes:
- a CDS encoding NGG1p interacting factor NIF3, which produces MKLGDIYHKIVEMGIEADPRNKEKIDQILEKSKEKLEKLEGKKKELADKDVTWNPYTDCRLLYGNEDREVESVLCGVDISPGELVLADRLSDKGQPIDMVLAHHPHGIGSSKLDWVMQLQPEQWANLGVPIAQAESAMAKRLKEVHFSLKARNHTRTIDAARLLDLPFM